The Hymenobacter sp. 5317J-9 genome has a window encoding:
- a CDS encoding nidogen-like domain-containing protein has product MKQLLFFCGLWLGTISGQAQVPHLWNPAAADPQFEARKLRLSASATARAAVAGSAHKGTASTVARPACFEPFDTTAAGGWTSLGRNDDDSFGPVSLGWNFSLFGNRYSEVYINNNGNITFDAPYGSFNAQGFPLARPMIAPFWADVDTQNPASGTVWYKVFPDRLVVVWSKVGYFNRKADKKNTFQLVIKANTAPGFSGNDVLFAYDDMQWTTSDASSGTGGFGGIPASVGVNKGNSVDYIQTGRFNLSGSLAPNTSFPGNPGGVDWLDGLCLGYRVRDAGNVPPAVAGLPAGNLLTVNQGQTVVLPLQFSGPETDETVSVSSNFNGGTFCNASVSTAGNGGTNPTLTFSVTGAPCNVGTRTINFTATDNGLPAPAQSVFALTVVVNPANGQWTGAANTAYTNPANWNNNTVPAATDNVTIPAGVPNMPVLSTSAAVGSLTVATGASLTVASGGALSLSGALTNNGTIGGAGTLLTTGSAAQSFGGSNGLRIANLTVGSAGVQLTRPLAVTRLLTLNGNLASNGNLTLAADASGTAMAVNNDAAAVLGTATVQCYLDPALNPGLGYRHLAAPVANTTLADLTTAGFSPLVNAAYNGAANPGQVTPFPNIFFYNQALVAATGNGATADFDKGWVSPAATTEAMTPGRGYTVNLAAGQTIDFVGTLGNGAVAIGALGRGVSAQAGWHLLGNPYPAPINWTQAFAGASGLDNAVHVYKSSGQYAGTYASYVNGVGTNGGTNVIGLGQGFFVRASTPGATASLNLSNAARLSTYTSAAPQRGTAETRLLLQLSLSGAGATDQAAVYFETGATAGFDAAFDAPKLTAGHRVQLALDDVTGPLAISGRPLLGNAPLTVPLAVRVAQAGTYTLRADELLNLPVGATVQLRDALTGTVTPLTPQVTYTFTADASLAGPRFSLIFQATRALATAPGQLSAQVVVFPNPAHQQLWLAVPGSSQAVSVRLVNALGQLVLRQELPVAHGAGAQALAVGHAAPGVYTLHVALPEGVVTKRVVIE; this is encoded by the coding sequence ATGAAACAATTACTATTTTTTTGCGGCCTGTGGCTGGGCACAATATCGGGACAGGCGCAAGTGCCCCACCTCTGGAACCCGGCGGCAGCCGACCCCCAATTTGAGGCCCGCAAGCTCAGGCTGAGTGCCTCGGCTACGGCCCGGGCGGCAGTGGCCGGGAGCGCCCATAAAGGAACCGCATCTACCGTGGCCCGTCCCGCTTGCTTTGAGCCCTTCGACACCACGGCCGCCGGGGGCTGGACCAGCCTGGGCCGCAACGACGACGATTCTTTCGGCCCGGTTAGCCTGGGGTGGAATTTCTCCCTGTTTGGCAATCGGTACAGCGAGGTGTACATCAACAACAACGGCAACATCACCTTCGACGCGCCATACGGTTCCTTCAATGCCCAGGGCTTTCCTTTGGCCAGGCCCATGATTGCGCCGTTTTGGGCGGACGTGGATACCCAAAACCCCGCCAGCGGTACCGTGTGGTACAAGGTGTTTCCGGACCGGCTGGTGGTGGTATGGAGCAAGGTGGGCTATTTCAATCGCAAAGCCGATAAGAAAAACACTTTCCAACTGGTCATTAAGGCCAACACGGCGCCCGGCTTTTCCGGCAACGACGTGCTCTTCGCCTACGACGACATGCAGTGGACCACCAGCGATGCCTCAAGCGGCACGGGCGGCTTCGGTGGGATTCCGGCCTCGGTGGGCGTCAACAAAGGCAATAGCGTCGACTACATCCAGACCGGAAGATTTAACCTCAGCGGCAGCCTGGCACCGAACACGTCTTTCCCGGGCAATCCCGGCGGCGTGGACTGGCTCGACGGGCTCTGCCTGGGCTACCGCGTGCGCGACGCCGGCAACGTACCGCCCGCCGTGGCCGGGTTGCCGGCTGGCAACCTGCTCACCGTGAACCAGGGGCAGACCGTGGTGCTACCGCTCCAGTTCTCGGGCCCGGAAACCGACGAGACGGTTTCCGTGTCGTCCAATTTCAACGGCGGGACGTTTTGCAACGCTTCGGTGAGCACAGCGGGCAACGGCGGCACCAACCCCACGCTGACGTTCTCAGTAACCGGCGCGCCTTGCAACGTGGGCACGCGCACCATCAATTTCACGGCCACCGACAACGGCCTGCCCGCGCCTGCGCAATCAGTTTTTGCCCTCACCGTGGTGGTGAACCCGGCCAACGGGCAATGGACCGGCGCCGCAAACACCGCTTACACCAACCCGGCGAACTGGAACAATAACACCGTGCCCGCCGCCACCGACAACGTGACCATCCCGGCCGGCGTGCCCAACATGCCCGTGCTGAGTACCAGCGCCGCCGTGGGCAGCCTGACCGTGGCCACCGGGGCCTCGCTCACGGTGGCCAGCGGCGGCGCCCTCAGCCTGAGCGGTGCCCTCACCAACAACGGCACCATCGGCGGGGCGGGCACATTGCTCACCACCGGCAGCGCCGCGCAAAGCTTTGGGGGCTCCAACGGCCTGCGCATTGCCAACCTCACGGTGGGCAGCGCGGGCGTGCAGCTTACCCGCCCGTTGGCCGTGACGCGCCTGCTGACGCTGAACGGCAACCTGGCCTCCAACGGCAACCTGACCCTGGCGGCCGACGCCAGCGGCACGGCCATGGCGGTGAACAACGACGCGGCCGCCGTGCTGGGCACCGCCACCGTGCAGTGCTACCTCGACCCCGCACTAAACCCGGGCCTGGGCTACCGCCACCTGGCCGCCCCCGTGGCCAACACCACGCTGGCCGACCTGACCACTGCCGGCTTCTCGCCGCTGGTGAATGCTGCCTATAACGGCGCCGCCAACCCTGGCCAGGTGACGCCTTTCCCCAATATTTTCTTCTACAACCAAGCTTTGGTAGCCGCTACCGGCAACGGTGCCACGGCCGATTTCGACAAGGGCTGGGTGTCGCCGGCCGCCACTACTGAGGCCATGACGCCCGGCCGGGGCTACACCGTGAACCTGGCCGCTGGCCAAACCATTGATTTTGTGGGCACCCTGGGCAACGGGGCCGTTGCCATCGGTGCCCTCGGCCGCGGCGTGTCGGCCCAGGCCGGCTGGCACTTGCTCGGCAACCCGTACCCGGCGCCCATCAACTGGACGCAGGCCTTTGCTGGGGCCTCGGGGCTCGATAATGCCGTGCACGTGTACAAATCGAGCGGGCAATACGCCGGTACCTACGCCAGCTACGTCAACGGCGTGGGCACCAACGGCGGCACTAACGTTATCGGCTTGGGGCAGGGCTTTTTTGTGCGCGCCAGCACGCCCGGTGCCACCGCCAGCCTCAACTTGAGCAATGCCGCCCGCCTCAGCACCTACACCTCGGCCGCCCCGCAGCGCGGCACCGCCGAAACCCGCCTGCTGCTCCAGCTAAGCCTGAGCGGCGCCGGGGCCACCGACCAGGCCGCCGTGTATTTTGAAACCGGCGCTACTGCGGGTTTCGATGCTGCTTTCGATGCCCCCAAGCTCACGGCCGGCCACCGCGTGCAGCTGGCCCTCGACGACGTGACCGGCCCCCTAGCCATCAGCGGCCGGCCGCTGCTCGGCAACGCGCCGCTGACGGTGCCACTGGCCGTGCGCGTGGCCCAGGCCGGCACCTATACGCTACGCGCCGACGAGCTGCTGAACCTGCCCGTCGGCGCCACCGTGCAGCTGCGCGACGCCCTGACTGGCACCGTCACGCCGCTCACGCCCCAAGTCACTTACACCTTCACCGCCGATGCCTCGCTGGCCGGGCCGCGTTTCTCGCTCATCTTCCAGGCCACCCGTGCCCTGGCCACTGCTCCGGGCCAACTCAGCGCCCAGGTGGTGGTGTTTCCCAACCCGGCCCATCAGCAACTGTGGCTGGCCGTGCCCGGCAGCTCGCAGGCCGTCAGTGTAAGATTGGTCAATGCGCTGGGCCAGCTGGTGCTGCGCCAGGAGCTGCCCGTTGCGCATGGTGCCGGTGCGCAAGCCCTGGCCGTGGGCCATGCGGCGCCCGGCGTGTACACCCTCCACGTGGCCCTGCCCGAAGGCGTGGTAACGAAGCGCGTCGTTATTGAGTAG
- the groL gene encoding chaperonin GroEL (60 kDa chaperone family; promotes refolding of misfolded polypeptides especially under stressful conditions; forms two stacked rings of heptamers to form a barrel-shaped 14mer; ends can be capped by GroES; misfolded proteins enter the barrel where they are refolded when GroES binds): MAKNIQFDVEGRARLQAGVNKLANAVKVTLGPKGRNVIIDKKFGAPSITKDGVTVAKEIELRDPIENMGAQLVKEVASKTADQAGDGTTTATVLAQAIYTAGSKNVAAGANPMDLKRGIDKAVLAVVANLKAQSKKIENSAEIAQVGTISANNDAEIGKMIADAMEKVGKEGVITVEEARGTETEVKTVEGMQFDRGYLSPYFVTNPEKMEVEFDNPYVLIYDKKVSTMKELLPVLEQVLQTGKPLVIISEDVDGEALATLVVNKLRGSLKIAAVKAPGFGDRRKAMLEDIATLTGGTVISEEQGYKLENATLEYLGTAEKIIIDKDNTTIVNGKGSKDAISGRVAQIKAQMETTTSDYDKEKLQERLAKLSGGVAILYIGASTEVEMKEKKDRVDDALHATRAAVEEGVVPGGGVALVRALESLAGVETINADERTGVNIIRTALEAPLRTIVANAGGEGSVVVQKVVEGKGDFGYNAREDRYENLVAAGIIDPTKVTRLALENAASIAGLLLTTEAVISDEPEPKESGHSHGDGGMGGMGGMGGMM, encoded by the coding sequence ATGGCTAAGAACATCCAATTTGACGTGGAGGGCCGCGCCCGCCTGCAAGCCGGCGTGAACAAACTCGCCAACGCCGTGAAAGTGACCCTCGGCCCGAAAGGCCGCAACGTCATCATCGACAAAAAATTCGGCGCCCCGTCCATCACCAAGGATGGCGTGACCGTGGCCAAGGAAATTGAGCTGCGCGACCCCATCGAGAACATGGGCGCCCAGCTCGTGAAAGAAGTGGCTTCGAAAACGGCCGACCAGGCCGGCGACGGTACCACGACGGCCACCGTGCTGGCCCAGGCCATCTACACCGCCGGCTCGAAGAACGTGGCCGCCGGTGCCAACCCCATGGACCTGAAGCGCGGCATCGACAAGGCCGTGCTGGCCGTAGTGGCCAACCTGAAGGCGCAGTCGAAGAAGATTGAAAACTCGGCGGAAATTGCCCAGGTGGGCACCATTTCGGCCAACAACGACGCCGAAATCGGGAAGATGATTGCCGATGCCATGGAGAAAGTGGGCAAGGAAGGCGTCATCACCGTGGAAGAAGCGCGCGGCACCGAAACCGAAGTAAAAACGGTGGAAGGCATGCAGTTCGACCGCGGCTACCTCTCCCCCTACTTCGTGACCAACCCCGAGAAAATGGAGGTTGAGTTCGACAATCCTTACGTCCTTATCTACGACAAGAAGGTGAGCACCATGAAGGAGCTGCTGCCCGTGTTGGAGCAAGTGCTGCAAACCGGCAAGCCCCTCGTCATCATCTCGGAAGACGTGGACGGTGAAGCCCTCGCCACCCTCGTGGTGAACAAGCTGCGCGGCTCGCTGAAAATTGCCGCCGTGAAGGCTCCCGGCTTCGGCGACCGCCGCAAGGCCATGCTGGAAGACATTGCCACCCTCACGGGCGGTACCGTTATCAGCGAAGAGCAGGGCTACAAGCTCGAAAACGCGACGTTGGAGTACCTCGGCACGGCCGAGAAAATCATCATCGACAAGGACAACACCACCATCGTGAACGGCAAGGGCTCGAAAGACGCCATCAGCGGCCGCGTGGCCCAGATTAAGGCCCAGATGGAAACCACCACGTCGGACTACGACAAGGAGAAGCTGCAGGAGCGCTTGGCCAAGCTGAGCGGCGGTGTGGCCATTCTCTACATTGGTGCCAGCACCGAGGTGGAAATGAAAGAGAAGAAAGACCGGGTGGACGACGCCCTGCACGCCACCCGCGCCGCCGTTGAGGAAGGCGTGGTGCCCGGCGGCGGCGTGGCCCTGGTGCGCGCCTTGGAGTCGCTGGCTGGTGTTGAGACCATCAACGCCGACGAGCGCACGGGGGTGAACATCATCCGCACGGCCCTGGAAGCTCCCCTGCGCACCATCGTGGCCAACGCCGGTGGCGAAGGCTCGGTAGTAGTACAGAAAGTGGTGGAAGGCAAAGGCGACTTTGGCTACAACGCCCGCGAAGACCGGTACGAGAACCTGGTGGCCGCCGGCATCATCGACCCCACCAAGGTGACCCGTCTGGCCCTCGAAAACGCTGCTTCCATCGCCGGCCTTCTGCTGACGACCGAAGCCGTGATTTCGGACGAGCCCGAGCCCAAAGAAAGCGGCCATAGCCACGGCGACGGCGGCATGGGCGGCATGGGTGGGATGGGCGGCATGATGTAA